aagcttttttcttcttttgaattgttTCCTTCCTGTAAATTCTAGGAAGTAAGTTATTCATTCGAAGGATATAATCACTTTTATGGCTCTTGTTATATATTGCCtaattgccatttttttaaaaagcctaaatGCATGAAAGCTTTGTACAGATACTGTTGTTTGGCTCTCGAGAACATCAGATCTCCAGGAGGTCAAGAGGTCGGCCCAAAGGGTAGCTCCTTGCTCATAGAGTCAGGGTTTGCGCTCCAATTCCTGACTCCTGGCCCCATCTTCCTGTTGTACTATGAATGTTCATAATAATGTTGCTGTTAGTAACACTAATAAATGTAAGTGTTGATAAGCCCAGTAGGCTTGTTACAGCCTTAGGCATAAAGATTGGGGCCAAGGGcgttttttaaaatgtgcatttatgAGGTGCAACTgtgaagaaatgaaagctttctTACGCCGTGGTGACACGGTGGTGTCCTGTCGCGGCTGTCTGTTTCCTCCCGTGAAGCGGTTCGTGGAGCTGTTGTTGCAGCCGCCTTGGAATTCACTTCAGGGCCAGTTTACGAGCCACCCCAAACAGTCTGCCTGGTGGCTGAGCAGTATACCTTGTGTTTGACCAAAAATGGTATTCCTGAGCTGGAGGCCCCACCTGATTCACCACACTTGAATCCAGATGATGTTGGGCTCTTTCCAGAAGTCAGATCCTTCCTGGGAGGAGGAAGATCTGCCAGctctgtggatttttaaaaaatgggcctCAGGCTTTGAAGGCCATTCCCAAAGAAGACAGATGTGACATGACAAGTGGCCACCCTGCTGGCACGGGCACGTGATCTTCCTCCAGGACCAGGCTGAAAGGGAGACGTCTGCGTTTGCATCAGTCCCAGTCTGTTCACCCAGAGGGCCGTTTTTCTTATCCTTCAGTCACTCCTCCTCCATGTTGGAAAAATGTCGCAAAGCCAGAGGCACAGAGCCAAAGTGGAGGAAGGTCTCGGGCCGTCCCTTCAGCCCAGGCTACAGGGGTACAATACGGGTCatgtgtgtaattttaaattttccagtagtcacattttaaaaggaaaaggaaagcgATAAAGTCATGTTTCTTATTTTGGTGAAATataatacataacataaaatttaccattttaattatttttaagtctgCAAAGTCAGTGACATTCAGTGTTGTATAACTATCCCCACTATctgtttccagaactttttcattaccCCAgattgaaactctgtacccattaaacaatagctctccattccccctcccccagcccctggtaacctgtattctagttttttctttatgaatttgcctattctgcgtacctcatataagtggaatcatacaatattgcccttttgtatctggctcacttcacttagcatgttttcaaggttcttccatgttgtagcatgtgtcagactTCGTTCCTTTtaatagctgaataatattcctttgtgtgtatatgccacattttgttatCCGTTCGTCTCCTGACTCTTGGTTGTTTCCATCTTCTGCTGTTTTGAGTAGCGCAGCTGTGTACGTTGGTGTACGGGTATCTGAGTGCCTGcgttcagttcttttgggtgtgtacctaggagtagaattgctggatcgtgtggtaattctatgtttaactttttgagaaaccaccaaattgttttccagtttgtcttttcattctttcggTAGTGTCCTTTGATGCGCAAACGTTTTTAATTCTGAGAAAGtccagtttactttttcttttatcgCCTGTTCTTTTGGCGtcacatccaagaaatctttgccgAATCCGatgtcataaagattttcttctatgagttttatagttttggctcttgagtttagatctttgattcgttttttaattaatttttgtatatgctctaaggtaagggtccagcttcattatttgcttgtggatatccagtttttccagcaccatttgttgaaaagactgtccttcccCATCCAATAATCTTGGCAccattatttgaaaatcaattgactatatatatgtgagagtttatctctgggctctccAGTCCATTGGtctctatccttatgccagtgtcacactattttgattactatagctttgtaggaagttttgaaatcagaaagtgaatcctccaactttgttcttctttaaggTCAGgtgaaattaataatataatttatttaactcactgtatcatttcagcatgtaatcagtataaaaacattaatgagatattttacattcttatgTTCATACTGTCTTCTAAATTGAGTGCGTATTTAACTTAACAGCCATGTCAGTGTGGACTAGCTGTATTTCAACTCTCACTAAACACGTGTGGCTTGTGGCCACCATGTTGGCAGCTTAGGTTTAGCAGAAAATTGCATTATGGCACAGATCTCTGAAAACACAAagggttttggagtcagataggCCTGGTTCCAAAGTAAGTTTGCCCCTTTCTCATTGGGGTGGGCAGAAGGAAGCCATTTGTGGGTGTTGTGGTAGAGGGGGAGCAGTTCAGTCATCCTAGAGTGGGAGGGCATGCTGGAGAGGTGACACTTGAGCTCAGCCTTGGAGGTGGAGTGGGAGCTTTGCGAAGCGGTCAAAGTGGGAAAGGGCATTCTTGGCAGAGTACACAGCTTGGGTAGAGGCCAAGAATTTTGAAAGCCTAGTGCTCTTGGAGAACTACAGGCACTTCTTTTATCTCAACCAGGGTATTAGGAGTGGGGGGTTCTGTTGCAAGGAGAGGCTAGAGGTGGGCTGAGGCCGGACCTTCCACCGCTGGCCACCACTGCCCCCGTCGTCCGTGTCCCCAGCATCTCTAATCTGGGTAATTAGCAGTCGCCTCCTGACTGGTCTCCCTGTGTTCACtctgctccccgccccccaacacacacacttaaaatgTGACTCAGATAATGTTACTTCTCTGCTCAGAGCCCTTCTGTGGCTTCACATTTTACTCAGTCAAATTGGAAGTGTCTAGGTCCTGCAAGGTCTGCCCCCAGGCCTCtgatcttctctctttcctctctccctcctcagcaCTCCTCTTTGGCCATTTTGGACTCAtttcccagccccagggcctctgcATTGCCTTTCTCTCTGGCTCGAGTATGCTTCTCTGAGATGTCCCAATGGCTCACTCTCACACTTCATATCTCTGCCACTTTGTTCCTGTCTCTTCTTCAGAGAGGCCCTCCCTCTCAcactatacaaaataaaatgatgcccTTCTTAAGTTTTTTCAAAACAGTTAACATTAGCTGTCATAACACATCTGGGTGTGTCCTTTGTTGGTCCCTGTCCTAAGATGTAGGCCCCAAGAAAGCAGGGTTATATCTCTCTTGCTCACTTTTCAGTGCTTGGTGTTCAATAAGTATTGTTGAGTGAATGACtggatgaacaaataaacaaaacctgaaaCATAGCAGGCCTTCGGTAAGTGTatgttgatttgagatttttgttgaagtttttgcatttacttacttattttctctaactttcatatttggaaaaatttgaaatgTACGGAAAAGTTGAAAGAATCGTCCAATGACTATCCATATAGCCTCCACTTAGATTCAAGAATTGTTGGCATTTCACCACGATTGCTTTATATgttcttgtgtgtatgtgtgtatgtgtgcgtgtgtgtgtgcgcgcgcgcaagCAGAACCATTTAAAAGTCAGTTGTAGAGACATGACACTTACCCTTTGCATTTAGAAATCGGTTCTGGAGAGTGGTGAGTCAGAGGAGACCTCAGGCAGCAGGCAGCTGGGGCCATGGCCTCCGACCTGGACTTCTCACCTCCCGAGGTGCCTGAGCCCACTTTCTTGGAGAACCTGCTACGGTATGGACTCTTCCTGGGGGCCATCTTCCAGCTCATCTGTGTGCTGGCCATCATCGTACCTCTTCCCAAGTCCCATGAGGCGGTGAGTCCTTCCCTGTGAGCCTCAGCTCCTCAGGCTCGGTTCTAGGTACTAAAAATAGTCACCACAGCCATGAACAGCCATGACGATCCGCAGGGACTATGCTGGGCTTTACTAATAGAGCATGTCCCCAAATTCCCTCCTGGTGGCATTGAGCCACGTGATCAATACTTAGTTTACATATGCATTAAGCATGTttttatttagtgcctactgCTTGTCGGACTCTGCTGAAGGATGTGGTGTCTGCCCCTGCTGAAGGATGTGGTGTCTGCCCTCAGGAGCTTCTCGTCCTTAGGGGAAGGGCAGATAGGAAACTAACCCTCACACATGTTTCTGTGAGGAGTACAGGGCACTCAGAGGTGTGTAACGAGAGGGAGGACTTGGTCTTACtctggggcaggggccaggctCTTCCCCCTCTCCCAGGGAGAGGGAACTTCATGTGTAAGGACCCAAAGAATAGGTACAGGCTAGTTCAAGGAACTGAGTGAAGGTGACTGTGGCCAGAGCCGAGAGGACACAATGACAGGTGCAGccagaggggtgggcagggcccagAGGGTTTTAAGGAAGAGAGTGACATGATCAAATTGGCCTTTTTATTGTTTGACTCTTACTCTATTGCTATacaccctccctccaccaccaccaccccctttTCTCATGACACTGATTTTTTGGAGAAAGCAGGTCATTGTCATGTACGATATCCATTTCCAGGATTTGGCTGATTGCTTCTCTGTGGTGTCATTTAACATATTTCTCTGTTCCCCATATTTCCTATCAACAGGAAGTTTGATCTGGAGGCTTGATTCAATTGCCATCAGGTTGTTTGGGGGAACACCTTGTAGCTGGTGCTGTGTACTTCCTGTTGTGTGTCATCAACAGGTGCGTGGTGTCTGGTTGTCACACATTCAGAGATTCTAGGATTGATTGGTGGGTTCAGGTGGTTAGCTGATCCCTCTCTTATAAAATCCCTATCGATCTTTCACTAAAATGGTTTGAGCCTCCACTGGTGATCATTTCTTAGATTCATTATGTTCTTCagcatttattagctggaattcttCACTAAAGACCTTTTCCTTATCACCTGTATGGTTACTTTGAAGAATGATCTTCATACGGAAAAGGCAAGATAAATGCTTGTggttctttccctttatttattaattttcagtgAGTTTGAGCTCTAGCAACCTCCAATCTTGACCAATGAAGCTTTGATTTTCATATCAttttggacatatgtttttatatatttgatatgttttaattaattttagctttttttaatGCTCAAATGGTCTCAATGGGAGCCCCATCAAATTGTGTGAAAT
The Equus przewalskii isolate Varuska chromosome 21, EquPr2, whole genome shotgun sequence DNA segment above includes these coding regions:
- the MANBAL gene encoding protein MANBAL, whose product is MASDLDFSPPEVPEPTFLENLLRYGLFLGAIFQLICVLAIIVPLPKSHEAEAEPLEPRSAEVTRKPKAAAPSANKRPKKEAKKKR